In Nocardia asteroides, a single genomic region encodes these proteins:
- a CDS encoding PPOX class F420-dependent oxidoreductase — translation MPRIATADVVQRPALLDFLRPRHHALLSTVRADGRPQISPVTCGVDQDGRIVISTYPGRAKTRNLERTPQVSVLVLSDDWDGAWVQVDGTAEVLHMPAALDGLVDYYRCIAGEHPDWDEYRAAMARQDKSLIRVTIERWGPIATGGFPPELA, via the coding sequence GTGCCCCGTATCGCCACCGCCGACGTGGTGCAGCGCCCGGCGCTGCTGGATTTCCTGCGGCCGCGGCACCACGCCCTGCTCAGCACGGTCCGGGCCGACGGGCGGCCGCAGATCTCGCCGGTCACCTGCGGGGTGGATCAGGACGGGCGGATCGTGATCTCCACCTACCCGGGCCGGGCCAAGACCCGCAATCTCGAGCGCACGCCGCAGGTCTCGGTGCTGGTGCTCTCCGACGACTGGGACGGCGCCTGGGTGCAGGTGGACGGCACCGCCGAGGTGCTGCACATGCCCGCGGCGCTGGACGGGCTGGTCGACTACTACCGCTGCATCGCGGGCGAGCACCCGGACTGGGACGAGTACCGCGCGGCCATGGCCAGGCAGGACAAATCGCTGATCCGGGTGACGATCGAGCGCTGGGGTCCGATCGCGACCGGCGGGTTCCCCCCGGAACTCGCGTGA
- a CDS encoding helix-turn-helix domain-containing protein, with the protein MSEQRRFQVIPGGRAEAEPLWREVLGERLRALRTERGERLVETAGRAGISPQYLSEVERGRKEPSSEMIAALAGALGTSLGELAGAVAGELSRPAAAPTAMLRAA; encoded by the coding sequence ATGAGCGAGCAGCGGCGATTCCAGGTGATTCCGGGCGGGCGGGCCGAGGCCGAGCCGCTGTGGCGCGAGGTGCTCGGCGAGCGGCTGCGCGCCCTGCGCACCGAGCGCGGCGAGCGGCTGGTGGAGACGGCGGGGCGGGCGGGCATCTCGCCGCAGTACCTCTCCGAGGTGGAGCGCGGGCGCAAGGAGCCGTCCAGCGAGATGATCGCCGCGCTGGCAGGCGCGCTCGGCACCTCGCTCGGCGAGCTGGCCGGTGCGGTGGCGGGCGAGCTGAGCCGCCCCGCCGCCGCGCCGACCGCCATGCTGCGCGCCGCCTGA
- a CDS encoding ClpP family protease, translated as MSGYTIPNVVASHPRGGERITDIYSHLLSERIVYLGTVIDSGVANALIAQLLHLESENHEQPIQLYVNCEGGDLSAMLAVYDTMQHINAPVQTTCVGQAIAVGAVLLAGGQPGERSLLPHARVVLHQPAASGRGTIPDLIIQADELVRMRTDIEAILARHTGQPVERLRHDTDRDRVFTASAAVEYGLVDRVLPARSV; from the coding sequence GTGAGCGGCTACACGATCCCCAACGTCGTCGCCTCGCACCCGCGCGGGGGCGAGCGGATCACCGACATCTACTCGCACCTGCTCAGCGAGCGCATCGTCTACCTGGGCACGGTGATCGACTCCGGTGTCGCGAACGCGCTCATCGCGCAGCTGCTGCACCTGGAGTCGGAGAACCACGAGCAGCCGATCCAGCTCTACGTCAACTGCGAGGGCGGCGACCTCTCCGCCATGCTCGCCGTCTACGACACGATGCAGCACATCAACGCCCCGGTGCAGACCACCTGCGTCGGCCAGGCCATCGCGGTCGGCGCGGTCCTGCTCGCGGGCGGCCAACCGGGCGAGCGCAGCCTGCTCCCGCACGCGCGGGTGGTGCTGCACCAGCCCGCCGCCAGCGGCCGCGGCACCATCCCGGACCTGATCATCCAGGCCGACGAGCTGGTCCGGATGCGCACCGACATCGAGGCGATCCTGGCGCGGCACACCGGGCAGCCGGTGGAGCGGCTGCGCCACGACACCGACCGGGACCGGGTCTTCACCGCGAGCGCCGCGGTGGAGTACGGGCTGGTGGACCGGGTGTTGCCGGCCCGGTCGGTCTAG
- a CDS encoding ClpP family protease produces the protein MAHDDKIPMFDRRAREQLLARRIVVLDGALDDDNGTLLMTQILTLAAEDARAGIALWIHSPGGSVPSMLAIRDVLRLVPCEVSTLALGLACSAGQFLLSAGSPGRRYALPHARILMHQGSAGIGGSAVEVEVQAEDLRYTVETVLGLIAADTGQPYDRVYEDSLHDRWFTATQAREYGFIDHIVDSFGQVVPERQRVGITS, from the coding sequence ATGGCACACGACGACAAAATCCCGATGTTCGATCGGCGGGCCCGTGAGCAGTTGCTCGCCCGCCGCATCGTGGTGCTGGACGGCGCGCTCGACGACGACAACGGCACCCTGCTCATGACCCAGATCCTCACCCTGGCCGCGGAGGACGCGCGGGCCGGGATCGCGCTCTGGATCCACTCCCCCGGCGGCTCGGTGCCGTCGATGCTCGCGATCAGGGACGTGCTCCGGCTCGTGCCCTGCGAGGTGAGCACGCTGGCGCTCGGGTTGGCGTGCAGCGCGGGGCAGTTCCTGCTCTCCGCGGGCTCGCCGGGGCGCAGGTACGCGCTGCCGCACGCGCGCATCCTCATGCACCAGGGCTCGGCCGGGATCGGCGGCAGCGCGGTCGAGGTGGAGGTGCAGGCGGAGGATCTGCGCTACACCGTGGAGACGGTGCTCGGGCTGATCGCGGCCGACACCGGCCAGCCCTACGACCGGGTGTACGAGGACTCGCTGCACGACCGGTGGTTCACCGCCACCCAGGCGCGCGAGTACGGCTTCATCGACCACATCGTGGATTCGTTCGGGCAGGTCGTGCCGGAGCGGCAGCGGGTGGGGATCACGTCGTGA
- a CDS encoding phosphotransferase family protein, producing the protein MTIPTPVATAMSIGMGVREALRAAFDRSIGFGADIPLKAERIKPRWLENVLGLPEGSITAIEVLDEHSGTAARARIAVRSTADIPEHLFLKLPPENYLQHVMMNVFGMGIKETIAYRALGDEPPVRVPRCYAAKVSGFRKRSLLVLEDLSEVARFRTVLDSISDTEAEALVDAFADLHAAFWGTDRFATDLAPLAARTTASIQLANLIRRRFLEKINGHAAELIPAEMQAQCRIFYQRAPEIDAFWASVPQTLMHGDPHLGNLYFTDAGPGFLDWQIATAGPGIRDVAYSLTASMEPELLRKVERGLVDRYTARLAAAGIEVEAERMWTLYRAATTEFYLNAVCTAEASDRMQPLEVSAVGVQRAVAAVAAHDGFGLLTELIDARKN; encoded by the coding sequence GTGACGATTCCCACCCCGGTGGCGACGGCCATGAGTATCGGCATGGGTGTGCGCGAAGCGCTGCGCGCCGCATTCGACCGGAGCATCGGCTTCGGCGCCGACATCCCGCTGAAGGCCGAGCGGATCAAGCCGCGGTGGCTGGAGAACGTGCTGGGGCTGCCGGAGGGCAGCATCACCGCCATCGAGGTGCTCGACGAGCACTCGGGCACCGCGGCGCGGGCCCGGATCGCGGTGCGGAGCACCGCGGACATCCCCGAGCACCTGTTCCTCAAGCTGCCGCCGGAGAACTACCTGCAGCACGTGATGATGAACGTGTTCGGCATGGGCATCAAGGAGACCATCGCCTACCGGGCGCTCGGCGACGAGCCGCCGGTGCGGGTGCCGCGCTGCTACGCGGCGAAGGTGTCCGGGTTCCGGAAGCGGTCGCTGCTGGTGCTGGAGGACCTCTCCGAGGTGGCGCGGTTCCGCACCGTGCTCGACTCGATCAGCGACACCGAGGCCGAGGCGCTGGTCGACGCCTTCGCCGACCTGCACGCCGCCTTCTGGGGCACCGACCGCTTCGCCACCGACCTCGCCCCGCTGGCCGCGCGCACCACGGCATCGATCCAGCTGGCGAACCTGATCCGGCGCCGCTTCCTGGAGAAGATCAACGGCCATGCCGCCGAGCTCATCCCGGCGGAGATGCAGGCGCAGTGCCGGATCTTCTACCAGCGCGCCCCCGAGATCGACGCCTTCTGGGCGTCGGTGCCGCAGACGCTCATGCACGGCGACCCGCACCTGGGCAACCTGTACTTCACCGACGCGGGCCCCGGCTTCCTGGACTGGCAGATCGCGACCGCGGGCCCCGGCATCAGGGACGTCGCCTACAGCCTCACCGCCTCGATGGAGCCGGAGTTGCTGCGCAAGGTCGAGCGCGGGCTGGTCGATCGGTACACGGCCCGGCTGGCGGCGGCCGGGATCGAGGTGGAGGCCGAGCGGATGTGGACCCTGTACCGCGCCGCCACCACCGAGTTCTACCTGAACGCGGTCTGCACCGCGGAGGCGAGCGACCGGATGCAGCCGCTGGAGGTCTCCGCGGTCGGCGTGCAGCGCGCGGTCGCCGCGGTCGCGGCGCACGACGGGTTCGGGCTGCTCACCGAGCTGATCGACGCGCGCAAGAACTGA